The Geoalkalibacter subterraneus genome contains the following window.
CAGGACCATTTCATACAGGTTGTTAAGCTCCTGAACCTCCATTCCGCCGATTGACCCTCGCAGCTTTGCCGTAATCAATGCCTCAAGGGAGCCGTGGTCCTCGCTGTTGTCTGCCTCATGGAGTGATGTGAAATCCTCGGGGGCCAGGAGTTGGTTGGGGCTGAGAAGGGCGGCGCGTTGAATAGTGTTTTCCAGCTCACGGACATTTCCCGGCCAGGCATAGGATTGCAAAAGAGCCAGTGCCTCAACGCTGCAGCCCAATGCGGCCGTTCCAAATTTCTGCCGTGCTGCCTGGATGAAAAAATCCACCAGCAGAGCAATATCGTCTCCTCTCTCCCGCAGCGGCGGTAGATTGAGGGGGACAACATTGAGTCGGTAGAAAAGATCCTCCCGAAACTCCCGGCCCTGAACCTTTTTCCCGAGATCCTGGTTAGTTGCCGCGACAATGCGTACATCGACCTGAATCGTGCTGTTGCCGCCGGTTCGGGTGATCTCTTTTTCCTGAAGCACGCGCAGGAGCTTGGCCTGCAGATCGAGGGGCATATCCCCGATTTCATCGAGAAACAGGGTCCCTCCATCGGCCTGTTCGAATTTGCCTGCTTTGCGCTCCACCGCCCCGGTGAAAGCTCCTTTTTCAAAACCGAACAATTCACTTTCAAGCAGTTCGCGCGGGATCGCAGCGCAGTTCAGTGCCAGAAAAGGCTTCCCCAGGCGTGGACTGTTAAAATGTATGGCCCGTGCGACCAGTTCCTTGCCGGTACCGCTTTCGCCGGTGATGAGGACGGTCACGTCGGATGGGGCAATCCTGCCGAGTGTCTTGTAAACCTCCTGCATCGGTTTGCTGTTGCCGACCACCGTGCGTTCAAGGTGGTAATGCTGCTTGAGTTCCCCTTTGAGCCGACCGACTTCGGCAGAGACTTCGCGAGCCTTGTCGGCTTTGAGCAAGATGGCATCGAGAGCGTCGAGATCAAAGGGTTTTGTGATGTAGTCGTAAGCGCCCCGCTTCATCGCCTCGATGGCATTTTTCATGGAGGATTCAGCGGTCATGATGACTGTCAGGGTTTGTGGGCGTTTATCCTGAAAGCGAGTCAGC
Protein-coding sequences here:
- a CDS encoding sigma-54-dependent transcriptional regulator — translated: MPIRRILVADDEESMRWVLSKALGKKGFEVDLASDGNQAEDLFLRNSYDLAILDIKMPGISGLDLLTRFQDKRPQTLTVIMTAESSMKNAIEAMKRGAYDYITKPFDLDALDAILLKADKAREVSAEVGRLKGELKQHYHLERTVVGNSKPMQEVYKTLGRIAPSDVTVLITGESGTGKELVARAIHFNSPRLGKPFLALNCAAIPRELLESELFGFEKGAFTGAVERKAGKFEQADGGTLFLDEIGDMPLDLQAKLLRVLQEKEITRTGGNSTIQVDVRIVAATNQDLGKKVQGREFREDLFYRLNVVPLNLPPLRERGDDIALLVDFFIQAARQKFGTAALGCSVEALALLQSYAWPGNVRELENTIQRAALLSPNQLLAPEDFTSLHEADNSEDHGSLEALITAKLRGSIGGMEVQELNNLYEMVLHQMERPLIQIVLEKTRGNQVKAAEVLGINRNTLRKKIQTLGIDLKKE